Genomic DNA from Deltaproteobacteria bacterium RIFCSPHIGHO2_02_FULL_44_16:
GTATCGTATGAGATCGGCTGCAAATTTTGGTGTCGTTCCAAAGAGATGTTGAAATGCCAGACGCGCAAGACGTTCGCGCTTGGAGAGATGCATACAAAACTCCTTTTTCTGGCGCAGCATGAAGGTTAAGGTTGAGTTGAATCTTTATCGACTCGCTCTTTTAATTCCTTTCCAACTTTAAAGAAAGGGAGTCGTTTCGGTTTGACTTCAATCGACGCTCCTGTTCGAGGATTTCTCCCCTTATAGGAGGCATAATTTTTTACCATGAAACTCCCGAGGCCACGTATTTCGATACGCCCACCTTTGACAAGGGTATCGGTCATAAAGTCAAAAATGAGGTTCACCACATCCTCAGCCTGCTTCTTGGGAAGCTTTGCTTTTTCTGAAATCTTTTCGATGAGTTCTGATTTATTCATACATCACCTCCGTAATTATCTGATATTGTTCGCAATTTTAGCACCTTCGGGAAGAACCTGTCAAT
This window encodes:
- a CDS encoding integration host factor subunit beta, with the protein product MNKSELIEKISEKAKLPKKQAEDVVNLIFDFMTDTLVKGGRIEIRGLGSFMVKNYASYKGRNPRTGASIEVKPKRLPFFKVGKELKERVDKDSTQP